One Danio rerio strain Tuebingen ecotype United States chromosome 22, GRCz12tu, whole genome shotgun sequence genomic window carries:
- the LOC110438280 gene encoding sialoadhesin isoform X1 — MEFRPLLLILLLHISGSLTLDELFVTCENICALRETSVQLKCTYNNIPFQSVFWFSWKQSPNWRKNNEPEDLDLDLDYSGRVKQSFNNDCSTLLISDVSERDSGEYQLMFIMKDGVKRLASVAVNLTVTDLQVKMSPASTDTRGQAVNLTCDTSCDLTSEPKNYLWKKNGKYIKDHHARNITVPSTEMDGSYSCSLTVDLKHSSSPVCVSKSGCWDVSYTSRRVCALINSTVDFSCTYSHPSDYTVKKTFWHYIQTGDFRDLREEHQFAGRVEFVENKLRIKELKISDSGEYRFRIITDKTKRTYSGSPGVILNVTDTQVINRPHTVSEGEKVILSCSTKCTLSNKHTYIWYKNGRQVTDGFTKDNKLYLDSVSKEERQEFSCAVGEAVDSTAVSHYTVTLLVFVPQFLIIAAVWMWFFIRAHLFSKTENKGEGAVVPRP, encoded by the exons ATGGAGTTCAGACCATTGTTGCTGATCCTGCTTCTTCACATTTCAG GCTCTCTAACATTAGATGAACTCTTTGTGACTTGTGAAAACATTTGTGCTCTGAGGGAAACCAGTGTGCAGTTGAAGTGCACCTACAACAACATCCCATTTCAATCTGTGTTTTGGTTCAGCTGGAAACAAAGTCCAAACTGGAGGAAAAACAATGAACCTGaagatttagatttagatttagacTACTCAGGACGAGTAAAGCAAAGCTTTAACAATGACTGTTCAACACTCTTAATATCAGATGTGAGTGAGCGAGACTCTGGGGAATATCAGCTCATGTTTATCATGAAGGATGGAGTTAAACGTCTCGCCTCAGTCGCTGTTAATTTAACAGTAACAG ATTTGCAGGTAAAGATGAGTCCTGCATCTACAGACACCAGAGGTCAGGCAGTAAATCTGACCTGTGATACTTCATGTGATTTGACATCCGAGCCAAAAAATTACCTCtggaaaaaaaatggaaaatatataaaagatcATCATGCTAGAAACATCACTGTGCCTTCAACAGAAATGGACGGCAGTTACTCCTGTTCTCTTACTGTAGACCTTAAACATTCCTCTTCTCCTGTTT GTGTTTCTAAGAGTGGCTGCTGGGATGTGTCTTACACCTCTAGAAGAGTCTGTGCTTTGATAAACTCAACAGTAGACTTTTCCTGCACATACTCACATCCCTCTGATTATACTGTAAAGAAAACATTCTGGCATTACATACAGACTGGAGATTTCAGGGATCTGCGTGAGGAGCATCAGTTTGCTGGTCGTGTGGAGTTTGTGGAGAACAAACTGAGAATCAAAGAGCTCAAGATCAGCGACTCTGGAGAATATCGATTCAGGATCATCacagacaaaacaaaaagaacataCTCTGGTTCACCTGGAGTCATTCTCAATGTTACAG atacGCAGGTGATAAACAGACCACACACTGTATCAGAGGGAGAAAAAGTGATATTAAGTTGTTCAACTAAATGCACTCTGAGTAACAAACACACTTACATCTGGTACAAGAACGGACGGCAGGTCACAGATGGATTTACTAAAGACAACAAGCTGTACCTGGACTCAGTCAGCAAAGAAGAGCGTCAAGAGTTCTCCTGTGCTGTAGGGG AAGCAGTGGACAGCACAGCAGTCAGCCATTATACAGTCACTCTGCTGGTGTTTGTACCTCAGTTTCTCATAATAGCAGCGGTGTGGATGTG GTTTTTCATCAGAGCACATCTCTTCtcaaaaactgaaaacaaagGTGAAG GAGCTGTTGTTCCTCGTCCCTAG
- the LOC110438280 gene encoding sialoadhesin isoform X2: MEFRPLLLILLLHISGSLTLDELFVTCENICALRETSVQLKCTYNNIPFQSVFWFSWKQSPNWRKNNEPEDLDLDLDYSGRVKQSFNNDCSTLLISDVSERDSGEYQLMFIMKDGVKRLASVAVNLTVTDLQVKMSPASTDTRGQAVNLTCDTSCDLTSEPKNYLWKKNGKYIKDHHARNITVPSTEMDGSYSCSLTVDLKHSSSPVCVSKSGCWDVSYTSRRVCALINSTVDFSCTYSHPSDYTVKKTFWHYIQTGDFRDLREEHQFAGRVEFVENKLRIKELKISDSGEYRFRIITDKTKRTYSGSPGVILNVTDTQVINRPHTVSEGEKVILSCSTKCTLSNKHTYIWYKNGRQVTDGFTKDNKLYLDSVSKEERQEFSCAVGAVDSTAVSHYTVTLLVFVPQFLIIAAVWMWFFIRAHLFSKTENKGEGAVVPRP, translated from the exons ATGGAGTTCAGACCATTGTTGCTGATCCTGCTTCTTCACATTTCAG GCTCTCTAACATTAGATGAACTCTTTGTGACTTGTGAAAACATTTGTGCTCTGAGGGAAACCAGTGTGCAGTTGAAGTGCACCTACAACAACATCCCATTTCAATCTGTGTTTTGGTTCAGCTGGAAACAAAGTCCAAACTGGAGGAAAAACAATGAACCTGaagatttagatttagatttagacTACTCAGGACGAGTAAAGCAAAGCTTTAACAATGACTGTTCAACACTCTTAATATCAGATGTGAGTGAGCGAGACTCTGGGGAATATCAGCTCATGTTTATCATGAAGGATGGAGTTAAACGTCTCGCCTCAGTCGCTGTTAATTTAACAGTAACAG ATTTGCAGGTAAAGATGAGTCCTGCATCTACAGACACCAGAGGTCAGGCAGTAAATCTGACCTGTGATACTTCATGTGATTTGACATCCGAGCCAAAAAATTACCTCtggaaaaaaaatggaaaatatataaaagatcATCATGCTAGAAACATCACTGTGCCTTCAACAGAAATGGACGGCAGTTACTCCTGTTCTCTTACTGTAGACCTTAAACATTCCTCTTCTCCTGTTT GTGTTTCTAAGAGTGGCTGCTGGGATGTGTCTTACACCTCTAGAAGAGTCTGTGCTTTGATAAACTCAACAGTAGACTTTTCCTGCACATACTCACATCCCTCTGATTATACTGTAAAGAAAACATTCTGGCATTACATACAGACTGGAGATTTCAGGGATCTGCGTGAGGAGCATCAGTTTGCTGGTCGTGTGGAGTTTGTGGAGAACAAACTGAGAATCAAAGAGCTCAAGATCAGCGACTCTGGAGAATATCGATTCAGGATCATCacagacaaaacaaaaagaacataCTCTGGTTCACCTGGAGTCATTCTCAATGTTACAG atacGCAGGTGATAAACAGACCACACACTGTATCAGAGGGAGAAAAAGTGATATTAAGTTGTTCAACTAAATGCACTCTGAGTAACAAACACACTTACATCTGGTACAAGAACGGACGGCAGGTCACAGATGGATTTACTAAAGACAACAAGCTGTACCTGGACTCAGTCAGCAAAGAAGAGCGTCAAGAGTTCTCCTGTGCTGTAGGGG CAGTGGACAGCACAGCAGTCAGCCATTATACAGTCACTCTGCTGGTGTTTGTACCTCAGTTTCTCATAATAGCAGCGGTGTGGATGTG GTTTTTCATCAGAGCACATCTCTTCtcaaaaactgaaaacaaagGTGAAG GAGCTGTTGTTCCTCGTCCCTAG